The following coding sequences lie in one Euhalothece natronophila Z-M001 genomic window:
- a CDS encoding IS701 family transposase: protein MDVALQIRQHLPRDPEPTSAIVDNYCGYYQDLFQDVRNYECFKFLHLGLIAPIKRKSLPEIAKVVGITSAQSLHHFLANSPWSVEQLRERRLQKTKEALKGKAITVIIDETGDRKKGNRTDYVARQYLGSLGKIDQGIVSVNAYGVYQDITFPLKFKVFKPKGTLKPGDKYQTKIELAIELIQELIDFGFNIDLVLADSLYGESSNFINTLTHYQLSYVVAIRSNHSVLLPPGQRVRANKWCQFTRTFSDNSSETRYIREIVYGKRRKITYWDLTTDPETLPSNGTSFVMTNLQGKVKKKLGDLYGLRTWVEYGFRQCKQELGWKDYRFTKFSEIEKWWEIIYCVYLMVSLQTPGFSSFEQDEDSDDKTQPSTSNNSPQHPNWRKGNSWKDALHNLRLVMEPWFLFWLVVPWLEMFNNDHLLLGFQHLFSSVHQVKIGF, encoded by the coding sequence ATGGATGTAGCTTTACAGATTCGTCAACACCTACCGCGAGACCCAGAACCTACTAGCGCGATCGTAGACAACTATTGTGGTTACTATCAAGACCTGTTTCAAGATGTGAGAAATTATGAATGCTTTAAATTTTTACATTTAGGACTCATCGCACCGATTAAACGAAAATCTCTACCAGAAATTGCCAAAGTCGTCGGGATTACTTCTGCACAATCTCTACATCACTTCCTTGCTAACTCACCTTGGTCAGTAGAACAATTAAGAGAAAGAAGATTACAAAAAACTAAAGAAGCCTTAAAGGGAAAAGCAATCACCGTCATTATTGATGAAACTGGAGATAGAAAGAAGGGAAATCGTACCGATTATGTCGCTAGACAATACTTAGGAAGTTTGGGCAAAATTGACCAAGGAATCGTCTCGGTCAATGCTTATGGAGTGTATCAAGATATCACTTTCCCCTTAAAGTTTAAGGTATTTAAGCCCAAAGGAACTCTCAAACCAGGGGATAAATACCAAACCAAGATTGAATTAGCCATAGAACTGATTCAAGAGTTAATTGATTTTGGCTTTAACATTGACCTAGTTTTAGCAGATAGCTTGTATGGAGAAAGTAGCAATTTCATCAATACTTTAACTCACTATCAGCTCTCCTATGTAGTAGCAATTAGAAGTAATCATAGTGTCCTACTGCCCCCAGGACAAAGGGTAAGAGCCAATAAATGGTGTCAATTTACTCGCACCTTTAGTGATAACAGTTCCGAAACCAGATACATTCGAGAAATTGTTTATGGCAAGAGACGAAAAATCACTTATTGGGATCTCACCACTGACCCAGAAACTTTGCCCAGTAATGGGACCTCTTTTGTTATGACCAATCTTCAAGGGAAGGTCAAGAAAAAACTAGGAGACCTTTACGGTTTAAGAACTTGGGTGGAATATGGATTTCGCCAATGTAAGCAAGAATTGGGTTGGAAAGATTATCGTTTCACCAAGTTTTCTGAGATCGAGAAGTGGTGGGAAATCATTTACTGTGTTTATTTAATGGTGAGCTTACAAACGCCAGGTTTTAGCTCTTTTGAGCAAGATGAAGACAGTGATGATAAGACACAACCATCAACAAGTAATAATTCTCCTCAACATCCCAATTGGAGGAAGGGAAATAGCTGGAAAGATGCCTTACATAACCTACGTTTAGTTATGGAACCATGGTTCTTATTTTGGTTAGTTGTCCCTTGGCTAGAGATGTTTAATAATGACCACTTATTATTGGGGTTTCAGCATTTATTTTCTTCTGTTCATCAAGTTAAAATAGGTTTTTAA
- a CDS encoding phosphoribosyltransferase, with protein MLYEDRLQAGELLATEVAIGLEGVELPIRVYALPRGGIPVAFPIAQRLHCPLEVLAAKKIALPNNPELALGAITPDGTTAWAKSSFSKRKNSQELEQAREEAYQSAIALQEQFNPHCLQLAVENTIVIIVDDGIATGMTMMTAIKALRKQEPAQIWVAAPVAPPEMKEKIEQNSDRAIILETPDPFFNVGRFYKKFSQVSTEEAITYLD; from the coding sequence GTGTTGTATGAAGATCGCTTACAAGCGGGAGAGTTATTAGCTACAGAGGTGGCTATTGGTTTAGAGGGGGTAGAGTTGCCGATTAGGGTTTATGCTCTTCCCCGAGGGGGGATTCCTGTGGCATTTCCTATTGCCCAACGTCTCCATTGCCCGTTAGAGGTGTTGGCAGCGAAAAAAATTGCTCTTCCTAATAATCCTGAGTTGGCTTTAGGGGCAATTACCCCAGATGGTACGACGGCTTGGGCGAAATCTTCTTTTAGCAAGAGAAAGAACTCTCAAGAACTAGAACAAGCTAGAGAAGAGGCTTATCAGAGCGCGATCGCGCTTCAAGAACAGTTTAACCCCCATTGTCTTCAGTTAGCAGTGGAAAATACCATTGTCATTATTGTTGATGATGGCATTGCTACGGGAATGACAATGATGACCGCAATTAAAGCCCTCCGAAAACAAGAACCTGCCCAAATTTGGGTGGCGGCTCCGGTAGCACCGCCAGAAATGAAGGAAAAAATTGAGCAAAACAGCGATCGCGCCATTATTCTCGAAACCCCTGATCCCTTTTTCAATGTTGGGCGATTCTATAAGAAGTTTTCTCAAGTCTCCACTGAAGAAGCCATCACTTATCTTGATTAG
- a CDS encoding phosphoribosyltransferase: MFDLYISWSEYYQAIEELAIKIYQSGWEFNQIVCIAKGGLRVGDILSRIFEKPLAIISATSYGGKNNQVRGEIKLSQYLSMTTPQLGDKVLLVDDLVDSGNSLKATLEWLKQHNKGEINEIRTAVLWRKQCSVIIPDYYVHYLPENPWIHQPFEIYEQLNIVDLSERKHNR; this comes from the coding sequence ATGTTCGATCTCTATATTTCTTGGTCAGAATACTATCAAGCCATTGAAGAACTTGCCATCAAAATTTATCAATCTGGTTGGGAATTTAATCAAATTGTTTGTATTGCTAAGGGGGGATTACGAGTGGGAGATATTCTTTCTCGAATCTTTGAAAAACCTTTGGCAATTATTTCAGCAACTTCTTATGGGGGTAAAAATAACCAAGTTCGAGGAGAAATTAAACTATCTCAATACCTTTCAATGACCACTCCCCAATTAGGTGATAAAGTTTTACTGGTTGATGATTTAGTTGATTCTGGAAATAGCTTAAAAGCAACTTTAGAGTGGTTAAAACAACATAATAAAGGCGAAATTAACGAAATAAGAACTGCTGTTTTATGGCGGAAACAATGTTCTGTAATTATTCCTGATTATTATGTTCATTATTTACCCGAAAATCCTTGGATTCATCAGCCATTTGAAATATATGAGCAACTAAATATTGTTGATTTAAGTGAAAGAAAACATAATAGGTAA
- the ebsA gene encoding type IV pilus biogenesis protein EbsA, translating to MPIDNLKPVNQQDIIPYNPYYPGAKRSWLPLAISLYREGKLEGQRPIEGGKAIPFIATWTVSSLPLEQTRCRLQFDGSPDLNYEVVLKNEDFIGYLIEVIRNYQREGVIDFPKEFYRQLLKLPAT from the coding sequence ATGCCAATTGATAATCTCAAACCCGTTAATCAACAAGACATTATCCCTTATAATCCTTATTATCCAGGGGCAAAACGTAGTTGGCTACCTTTAGCAATTAGCCTTTATCGAGAAGGAAAACTAGAAGGGCAACGCCCCATTGAAGGGGGGAAAGCCATTCCCTTTATTGCTACTTGGACGGTTTCCTCTCTTCCGCTTGAACAAACTCGGTGTCGGTTACAATTTGATGGTAGTCCCGACCTCAATTATGAAGTAGTCCTCAAAAACGAGGACTTTATTGGCTACCTTATCGAAGTGATTAGGAACTACCAGCGGGAAGGGGTAATTGATTTCCCCAAAGAGTTTTATCGACAATTACTGAAATTGCCCGCAACCTAA
- the cimA gene encoding citramalate synthase, with translation MNLPSNNRVWIYDTTLRDGSQQEGISLSLEDKLKIAHKLDQLGVPFIEGGWPGANPKDVQFFWQLKEEPLSQAEIVTFCSTRRPHKSAENDPMLQAILAAGTRWVTIFGKSWDLHVKEGLKTTLEENCAMIRDTIALLRSQNRRVIYDAEHWFDGYLNNRDYALKTLETAVEAGAEWLVLCDTNGGTLPHQISSIIQDVVQHFGINPHDDSTPKLGIHTHNDSDTAVASSLVAVEQGATMVQGTMNGYGERCGNANLCSVIPNLQLKLNYHCLESEQLAKLTPTSHLINEIVNFAPNPHAPFVGLSSFAHKGGIHVSAVEKNPLTYEHIDPTVIGNQRRIVISDQAGLSNIVAKARSFGMNLDKSDSICKDILQRTKELENQGYQFEVAEASFELLIYEMLHHRQEFFQLKGFQVNCDMLRGGDSLLSDAVATIKVSVNGEGILEAAEGNGPVSALDAALRKALAKFYPEISDFHLTDYKVRILDSTSGTDATTRVLVESSDGKDRWTTIGVSPNILDASYQAVVEGIEYGLLKQTGEGLFSEKSPTELISPRE, from the coding sequence ATGAATTTACCCTCAAATAATCGCGTCTGGATTTATGATACGACCCTGCGAGATGGTTCTCAGCAAGAAGGCATTTCTCTGTCTTTGGAAGATAAGCTAAAAATTGCCCATAAGTTAGATCAATTAGGTGTTCCCTTTATTGAAGGGGGATGGCCCGGTGCAAACCCCAAAGATGTGCAGTTTTTCTGGCAATTGAAAGAAGAACCATTGTCGCAAGCAGAGATAGTGACATTTTGTTCCACTCGTCGCCCTCATAAATCTGCGGAAAATGATCCGATGTTACAGGCGATTTTAGCAGCAGGAACGCGATGGGTAACTATTTTTGGAAAATCGTGGGATTTGCACGTTAAAGAAGGCTTAAAAACCACGTTAGAAGAAAACTGTGCGATGATTCGGGATACGATCGCGCTTTTACGTTCTCAAAATCGCCGCGTTATTTATGATGCAGAACATTGGTTTGATGGCTACTTAAATAACCGTGACTATGCCCTAAAAACCCTAGAAACGGCTGTGGAAGCTGGTGCCGAATGGTTAGTTCTATGCGATACCAATGGCGGAACATTACCCCACCAAATTAGCAGTATTATTCAAGATGTGGTGCAGCATTTTGGCATTAATCCCCATGATGATTCTACGCCTAAGTTAGGCATTCACACCCATAATGATTCTGATACTGCCGTGGCAAGTTCTCTCGTGGCGGTAGAACAGGGGGCAACCATGGTGCAAGGCACGATGAATGGCTATGGGGAACGCTGCGGTAATGCCAACTTATGTTCTGTGATTCCTAATTTACAGTTAAAACTTAACTACCATTGTCTAGAGTCGGAACAATTAGCGAAACTAACCCCTACTAGCCATCTGATTAACGAGATTGTTAATTTTGCCCCTAATCCTCATGCCCCCTTTGTGGGATTATCTTCCTTTGCCCATAAAGGCGGGATTCATGTTTCGGCAGTAGAAAAGAATCCTTTAACCTATGAACATATTGATCCCACGGTTATTGGCAATCAACGGCGCATCGTAATTTCTGATCAAGCTGGACTCAGTAATATCGTGGCAAAAGCTCGTTCCTTTGGCATGAATCTTGATAAGAGCGACTCGATCTGTAAGGATATCCTACAGCGCACTAAAGAATTGGAAAATCAAGGTTATCAGTTTGAAGTTGCTGAAGCGAGCTTTGAGTTATTAATTTATGAAATGCTTCACCATCGTCAGGAATTTTTCCAATTAAAGGGCTTTCAAGTAAACTGCGATATGTTGCGAGGAGGAGACTCCTTACTCAGTGATGCGGTGGCGACGATTAAGGTGAGTGTCAATGGAGAGGGCATTTTAGAAGCAGCAGAAGGCAATGGGCCGGTTTCGGCATTAGATGCTGCATTACGGAAGGCGCTAGCGAAGTTTTATCCTGAAATTTCTGATTTCCATTTAACTGACTATAAGGTAAGGATTTTAGATAGTACTTCGGGAACCGATGCTACCACTAGAGTATTAGTGGAATCTAGTGATGGAAAAGATCGTTGGACGACGATTGGAGTTTCTCCCAATATTTTGGATGCCTCTTATCAAGCAGTGGTAGAAGGAATTGAATATGGTTTGCTAAAACAAACAGGTGAGGGACTCTTTTCAGAGAAGTCTCCAACAGAACTCATTAGTCCTCGAGAATAA
- a CDS encoding DUF4359 domain-containing protein, which translates to MSTKLKPWQISGIIGVISVFGMGNIMAITNPSRQDYQTYAARQTISYLQNNACTKLPDTLSGFLHEQCSDLVKEGKPYFKQAINVSTRQHNYLLFTVYETEVSLNNRLPSYSSKTVGFMSVFWTYEAGLDKSS; encoded by the coding sequence ATGAGTACTAAACTTAAACCCTGGCAAATTAGTGGCATCATTGGCGTAATCAGCGTTTTTGGCATGGGGAATATTATGGCAATTACCAATCCTTCTCGCCAAGACTATCAGACTTATGCGGCACGACAAACTATATCTTACCTTCAAAATAATGCTTGCACTAAACTACCAGACACTTTGAGTGGTTTCTTACATGAGCAATGTAGTGATCTTGTAAAAGAAGGAAAGCCTTATTTCAAGCAAGCAATCAATGTTTCAACACGACAACATAATTACTTGTTATTCACTGTTTATGAAACGGAAGTCTCTCTAAATAATAGATTACCCAGTTATAGTTCCAAAACAGTCGGATTTATGAGTGTATTTTGGACTTATGAAGCAGGCTTAGATAAAAGTAGCTAA
- a CDS encoding acyl-CoA thioesterase — translation MMNQKLTYRYRVRLTDTDAAGVVYFANLMSICHFAYEETLITRGINLQEWVKEGTIAIPILHGEIDCLRPIYWGDLVTITLTPQFSSETELVISYELVTETNREKVLAKGQTKHVCINPQTRQRFPFPNQFREALLEP, via the coding sequence ATGATGAATCAGAAGCTAACTTATCGGTATCGCGTGCGGCTTACAGATACGGATGCCGCAGGAGTCGTTTACTTTGCTAATTTAATGAGCATCTGCCACTTTGCGTATGAGGAAACACTGATTACTCGTGGGATTAATCTACAAGAATGGGTGAAAGAAGGAACAATTGCTATTCCGATTCTTCATGGAGAGATAGATTGCTTGCGTCCGATCTATTGGGGGGACTTAGTAACAATTACTTTGACTCCCCAATTTTCCTCGGAAACTGAGTTAGTGATTAGTTATGAACTGGTGACGGAAACAAACAGGGAGAAAGTTTTAGCGAAGGGGCAAACTAAGCATGTTTGTATTAATCCTCAAACGCGACAACGTTTTCCCTTTCCTAACCAATTTCGAGAGGCTTTGCTTGAGCCATAA
- a CDS encoding SPOR domain-containing protein, whose product MNPNSSQKEDEMLHPKLQAALTSLNIDLEEELTRFEQSQKPKNHSTISKVEGEDDASAVTSSDLEKSAIASDNHVEDHSQEETPQDYLQSSEELLRELNNSGNYNIESTVEESPEKTESSWRTYLLTPLGIAGILIFILSGTLLSLIFINVGEITSRQASTPTETADDESLSPSTEEQESTAESSSPPEIADRPNLANDHFAELNTDNLVEAESSPDAAPVETPSCGANFYCVMIENPSESEYNQTLQITGDGYMREFPEVGEVLQVGAFDTEARAEELLQRLEEQGISATIYKP is encoded by the coding sequence ATGAATCCAAATTCTTCCCAAAAAGAGGACGAAATGTTGCATCCTAAGCTACAAGCTGCCTTAACAAGCCTCAATATTGATTTAGAAGAAGAACTAACTCGCTTTGAGCAATCGCAAAAACCGAAAAATCATAGTACTATCTCGAAGGTAGAAGGTGAAGATGATGCTTCAGCAGTGACCAGCTCTGATTTAGAAAAATCTGCGATCGCGAGCGATAATCATGTTGAAGATCACTCACAAGAGGAAACTCCTCAAGATTATCTTCAATCTTCTGAGGAATTATTGCGAGAGCTCAATAACTCAGGAAACTATAACATTGAATCAACCGTGGAAGAATCACCTGAAAAAACAGAAAGTTCTTGGCGCACTTATTTACTAACCCCCTTAGGTATCGCAGGGATTCTAATTTTTATCCTTTCAGGAACGCTTTTAAGTCTAATTTTCATTAACGTCGGGGAAATTACATCTCGTCAAGCCTCTACTCCAACAGAAACTGCTGACGATGAGTCTCTTTCTCCCTCTACTGAAGAACAAGAATCAACTGCCGAATCATCATCCCCCCCAGAGATTGCTGATCGTCCTAACTTAGCCAATGATCACTTTGCTGAACTTAATACTGATAATTTAGTGGAAGCAGAATCCTCACCAGATGCTGCACCAGTTGAAACGCCAAGCTGTGGAGCAAATTTTTACTGTGTCATGATTGAGAATCCCAGTGAAAGCGAATATAATCAAACTTTACAAATCACTGGTGATGGTTATATGCGAGAGTTTCCAGAAGTAGGTGAAGTTTTACAAGTGGGAGCCTTTGATACCGAAGCTCGCGCTGAAGAACTATTACAAAGGTTAGAGGAGCAAGGCATTTCCGCCACTATTTATAAACCGTAA
- the thrS gene encoding threonine--tRNA ligase gives MSSVESPVSQEKSEAIHLPKTSESEKLKRIRHTASHVMAMAVQRLFPEAQVTIGPWTETGFYYDFDKPEPFTDEDLKAIKKEMVKIIKKKLPVIREEVSREEAKQRIEELQEPYKLEILDDIEGGPISIYHLGEQWWDLCAGPHVETTGDLNPKAIDVESVAGAYWRGDENNPQLQRIYGTAWETPEQLAEYKRRKEEALKRDHRRLGKELGLFLFTDPVGPGLPLWTPKGTMLRSLLEDFLKQEQLKRGYSPVVTPHIARVDLFKTSGHWQNYQEDMFPLMAEDEKAAAEEQGFVMKPMNCPFHIQIYKNELHSYRDLPIRLAEFGTVYRYEQSGELGGLTRVRGFTVDDSHLFVTPDQLDDEFLSVVDLILSVFRSLHLDNFRARLSFRDPESDKYIGSEEAWNKSENAIRRAVEKLGMDYFEGIGEAAFYGPKLDFIFEDVLGREWQLGTVQVDYNLPERFDLTYTAEDGTRKRPVMIHRAPFGSLERLIGILIEQYAGDFPLWLAPEQVRLLPVTNEQYEFTQKVASQMQQAGIRAKADLSGERLGKLIRNAEKQKVPVMAVVGAKEVEANSLSVRTRASGELGAMEVSQVIEKLKSAIAQYEDF, from the coding sequence ATGTCTAGTGTAGAATCCCCCGTAAGCCAAGAAAAATCAGAAGCCATTCATCTGCCAAAAACCAGTGAATCAGAAAAACTAAAGCGCATTCGTCATACTGCATCTCACGTTATGGCGATGGCTGTGCAACGGCTATTTCCAGAAGCACAAGTGACAATTGGCCCTTGGACAGAAACTGGATTTTACTATGACTTTGATAAGCCAGAACCCTTTACAGACGAGGATTTAAAAGCCATCAAAAAAGAGATGGTGAAAATTATTAAGAAAAAATTACCAGTAATTCGAGAAGAAGTCAGCCGTGAAGAAGCCAAGCAACGGATTGAAGAATTACAAGAACCCTACAAACTAGAAATTTTAGACGATATAGAAGGGGGCCCCATTAGCATTTATCATCTAGGGGAACAATGGTGGGATTTATGTGCTGGCCCTCATGTGGAAACGACAGGAGATTTAAACCCCAAGGCGATTGATGTAGAAAGTGTTGCTGGAGCGTATTGGCGCGGTGATGAAAATAACCCCCAACTACAACGGATTTATGGGACAGCTTGGGAAACCCCGGAACAGTTAGCAGAATATAAACGTCGTAAAGAGGAAGCCTTAAAACGAGATCACCGCCGTCTCGGAAAAGAGTTAGGATTATTTTTATTTACAGATCCAGTGGGCCCAGGTTTACCTTTATGGACTCCCAAAGGAACGATGTTACGGAGTCTTTTAGAGGATTTTCTCAAGCAAGAACAACTTAAACGCGGCTATTCCCCTGTGGTAACGCCTCATATTGCGCGAGTGGATTTATTTAAGACTTCTGGACATTGGCAGAATTATCAAGAGGATATGTTTCCCTTGATGGCGGAAGATGAAAAAGCGGCGGCGGAAGAACAAGGGTTTGTGATGAAACCCATGAATTGTCCGTTCCATATTCAAATTTATAAGAATGAGTTACATTCCTATCGCGATTTACCTATTCGCTTGGCGGAGTTTGGCACAGTTTATCGTTATGAACAGTCGGGAGAATTAGGGGGATTAACCCGTGTCCGTGGATTTACAGTGGATGATTCCCATTTATTTGTCACGCCTGATCAACTTGATGATGAATTTCTCAGTGTTGTGGATTTAATTCTGTCAGTGTTCAGAAGTCTCCATTTGGATAATTTTCGGGCGCGGTTAAGTTTTCGGGATCCTGAGTCGGATAAGTATATTGGTTCGGAGGAGGCTTGGAATAAGTCTGAAAATGCCATTCGTCGTGCAGTTGAGAAACTGGGGATGGATTATTTTGAAGGCATTGGTGAGGCGGCATTCTATGGTCCAAAATTAGATTTCATCTTTGAGGATGTGTTAGGACGAGAATGGCAATTGGGAACGGTACAGGTGGATTATAATTTACCTGAACGGTTTGATCTCACCTATACGGCTGAAGATGGCACTCGCAAGCGTCCTGTGATGATTCACCGAGCGCCATTTGGTTCGCTGGAACGGTTGATTGGGATTCTGATTGAACAGTATGCTGGTGATTTTCCTTTATGGTTAGCCCCTGAACAAGTGCGCTTGTTACCTGTCACTAATGAACAGTATGAGTTTACCCAAAAGGTAGCCAGTCAAATGCAACAAGCCGGGATTCGGGCAAAAGCGGATCTCAGTGGGGAACGGTTAGGCAAACTGATTCGCAATGCCGAGAAACAGAAAGTGCCTGTCATGGCAGTTGTGGGGGCAAAAGAAGTAGAAGCAAATAGCCTCAGTGTGAGAACTCGTGCTTCTGGTGAGTTGGGTGCAATGGAAGTGTCGCAGGTGATAGAGAAGCTAAAAAGCGCGATCGCGCAGTATGAAGATTTCTAG
- a CDS encoding ISAzo13-like element transposase-related protein: MKKIPETDAIFEQVATANQAADDDPTVLRISIDSKAKVKLGNLSRGGKDRRQAPPQADDHDTQWHTTLLPFGILNLRTDNLALYMSESPETSDFIVDCLEHWWKSNQGNFPEVNTLAINLDGGSATRSNRTQFIKRIVEFSRHYQLQIRLIYYPPYHSKYNPIERCWAALEQFWNGAILDSIDTALRWASKMSWKGSQPVVHHVTKLYQTGVKVDPESLADYRVDWYPSESLPKWSVTVGSF, translated from the coding sequence TTGAAGAAAATCCCTGAAACTGATGCTATTTTTGAACAAGTGGCAACAGCTAATCAAGCGGCCGATGATGACCCAACCGTCTTACGCATCTCAATTGACTCGAAAGCCAAAGTCAAACTAGGAAACCTCTCACGGGGTGGGAAAGACCGTCGCCAAGCTCCCCCTCAAGCCGATGACCATGATACTCAATGGCACACGACTCTACTTCCCTTTGGGATTCTTAACCTCCGTACAGACAACTTAGCTCTTTACATGAGTGAGTCCCCTGAAACCTCAGATTTCATTGTTGATTGTCTAGAGCACTGGTGGAAAAGCAATCAAGGAAACTTTCCCGAGGTTAACACCTTAGCCATTAACTTGGATGGCGGCAGTGCTACCCGTTCCAATCGCACTCAGTTCATCAAAAGGATTGTAGAATTTTCTCGTCATTACCAGCTCCAGATTCGCTTAATTTACTATCCTCCCTATCATAGTAAATACAATCCCATTGAGCGTTGTTGGGCTGCCCTTGAACAATTCTGGAACGGAGCGATTCTGGACTCTATTGACACGGCTCTGAGATGGGCAAGTAAGATGAGTTGGAAAGGTTCTCAGCCTGTGGTTCACCATGTCACTAAGCTTTATCAAACTGGTGTCAAAGTTGACCCTGAGTCTTTAGCAGACTATCGGGTTGATTGGTATCCTTCAGAATCTCTGCCCAAATGGTCAGTTACTGTTGGTTCGTTCTGA
- a CDS encoding ArnT family glycosyltransferase, whose translation MSYDLARSPQKLLTPALIFNIYLPLIFISFVILFMPLEAVFQYDTDEGIQLAKAMLYQEGFQLYSEVWNDQPPLSTVVLAGWLQVFGHSIIAARLLTLVWATVLIWTVGQLVRHSAGTIPALLAVVWLTLSSNFLQLSVSVMIGLPAIALALLSLFFINHYLQGGHWAYLLVAGASFALSLQTKAFTAFLLPLFVLPIFLPQLQFPSYKGRKLTLTQRWQAVLITLLSFAVVLFLTWLLLPSPTLEQIIGAHFNSELREELSEHRGQVLVFLSWDYEYLGLLLIGLGISLWRDRGLYLPSLWWVTALILLLNHHPVWYHHYLLLTIPMAFIMAEAAKTVIVHFRKTPWRERSWFSQGILAFALVLVFFPIVGIPIRANILNDYYHRFVQQSQRDFEMLEQVLAYQEETEWLFTDFPIYSFYANLQVPPEIAVFSRKRLESENITENELQAVVENYQPKQILMGRFGQLPSILEDHLNENYTKAYEHEELAQYLRDS comes from the coding sequence ATGTCTTATGATTTGGCGCGATCGCCGCAAAAACTGCTCACCCCCGCCTTGATCTTTAATATCTATCTCCCCTTAATATTTATTAGCTTTGTCATTCTTTTCATGCCCCTAGAAGCAGTATTTCAATATGATACTGATGAAGGGATCCAATTAGCCAAAGCAATGCTCTATCAAGAGGGATTTCAACTCTACAGCGAGGTCTGGAATGATCAACCGCCTCTCTCTACTGTGGTTTTAGCAGGATGGTTACAAGTCTTTGGACATTCCATTATCGCCGCTCGATTGCTCACTTTGGTTTGGGCAACGGTGTTAATTTGGACGGTGGGACAGTTAGTTCGCCATAGCGCAGGTACAATTCCAGCTTTACTGGCAGTTGTCTGGTTAACATTATCTTCTAATTTTCTGCAACTTAGTGTCTCAGTGATGATTGGTTTACCCGCGATCGCGCTAGCCCTTCTCTCTCTCTTTTTCATTAATCACTACCTACAGGGAGGGCATTGGGCTTACTTATTAGTTGCAGGGGCGAGTTTTGCCCTATCTTTGCAAACGAAAGCCTTTACTGCGTTTTTATTGCCCCTTTTCGTGCTGCCCATTTTTCTACCCCAATTGCAGTTTCCCTCTTATAAGGGGAGAAAACTCACGCTTACCCAACGCTGGCAAGCCGTTTTAATCACATTACTCTCCTTTGCGGTGGTTTTATTCCTAACTTGGTTGCTGCTTCCCTCGCCAACCCTAGAACAAATTATAGGCGCTCACTTTAATTCGGAATTACGGGAAGAACTATCAGAACATCGGGGACAGGTTTTAGTGTTCTTGAGTTGGGATTATGAGTATTTAGGACTTTTATTGATTGGGTTAGGAATCTCTTTGTGGCGCGATCGCGGACTTTATCTCCCCTCTCTTTGGTGGGTAACGGCTCTAATTTTACTGTTGAATCATCACCCTGTCTGGTATCATCATTACCTTCTTCTCACTATTCCTATGGCATTTATCATGGCCGAAGCTGCTAAAACCGTTATTGTTCACTTCCGCAAAACGCCTTGGCGAGAACGAAGCTGGTTTTCACAGGGCATCCTTGCTTTCGCGCTTGTTCTGGTCTTCTTCCCGATTGTGGGAATTCCGATCCGCGCCAATATTCTCAACGATTATTATCACAGATTTGTTCAGCAATCTCAACGTGACTTTGAAATGCTAGAGCAAGTTCTCGCTTATCAAGAGGAAACGGAATGGTTATTTACTGACTTTCCGATCTATTCCTTCTATGCTAACTTACAGGTTCCTCCTGAAATTGCTGTATTTTCTCGCAAGCGTTTAGAATCAGAAAATATCACAGAGAATGAGTTGCAAGCAGTAGTTGAAAATTATCAACCCAAACAAATTCTTATGGGACGCTTTGGGCAATTACCATCAATTTTAGAAGATCATTTAAACGAGAATTATACAAAAGCCTATGAACATGAAGAGCTGGCCCAATATTTGCGTGATTCCTAA